A single region of the Thermoanaerobacterium aotearoense genome encodes:
- a CDS encoding ABC transporter ATP-binding protein, translating into MKDNVILEVKNLKKYFHVSGGVLKAVDDVSFSIKKGETLGLVGESGCGKSTTGRTIIGLYEATGGSVIFDDIPVHKMNNEIRKKFARKAQMIFQDPYASLNPRMTVGDIIGEGIDIHGLYTGKERRERIYSLLEMVGLNKEHANRFPHEFSGGQRQRIGIARAMAIEPEFIVCDEPISALDVSIQAQIVNLLMNLQEEKGLTYLFIAHDLSMVRHISDRVAVMYLGSIAELTQSGELYANPLHPYTQALLSAVPIPDPEVERKRERIILEGDVPSPINPPSGCKFRTRCKYAMDICGQVTPQLKEVGSGHFVACHLFDK; encoded by the coding sequence GTGAAAGATAATGTAATACTTGAAGTTAAGAATTTGAAGAAATACTTTCACGTCAGCGGCGGTGTGTTAAAAGCTGTTGACGATGTGAGTTTTAGCATAAAGAAAGGTGAGACATTGGGGCTTGTTGGCGAGTCAGGATGTGGAAAGTCTACTACAGGCAGGACTATCATAGGACTTTATGAAGCTACAGGTGGTTCGGTAATATTTGATGATATACCTGTTCATAAGATGAATAATGAAATAAGAAAGAAATTTGCAAGAAAGGCTCAGATGATTTTCCAGGATCCTTACGCATCGTTGAATCCTCGTATGACTGTTGGCGATATCATAGGAGAGGGCATAGACATTCATGGATTGTACACTGGAAAAGAGAGAAGAGAAAGGATATACAGCCTTCTCGAGATGGTAGGGCTTAATAAAGAGCATGCCAATAGATTTCCTCATGAATTTTCTGGTGGACAGAGGCAGAGGATAGGCATAGCAAGGGCGATGGCGATAGAACCAGAGTTTATAGTATGCGATGAGCCTATATCGGCTTTAGATGTGTCTATACAAGCCCAGATTGTCAATTTGCTTATGAATTTGCAAGAAGAAAAGGGATTGACATATCTCTTTATCGCTCATGATTTAAGCATGGTAAGGCATATAAGCGATAGAGTTGCTGTAATGTATTTAGGATCAATTGCAGAACTTACACAAAGTGGCGAGCTGTATGCAAATCCATTGCATCCATACACACAAGCGCTTCTTTCTGCTGTACCGATTCCTGATCCAGAAGTAGAGAGAAAGAGGGAGAGAATTATACTTGAAGGAGATGTGCCAAGCCCAATTAATCCTCCTTCAGGCTGCAAATTCAGAACAAGGTGTAAATATGCTATGGACATCTGTGGCCAAGTCACTCCACAATTAAAAGAGGTTGGAAGCGGGCATTTCGTCGCATGTCATCTATTTGACAAATAA
- a CDS encoding N-acetylmuramoyl-L-alanine amidase yields the protein MKKVIAFFALLLLLSTFYITAYAYKATIVLDNKPISYNVPDVSITVDGAKFDTGNNPPLIIDNSTIVPLRAISEGLGQKVDWDGKTQTVTVTSKDKVIKLVIGKNYATVNGNNVSLDVPARLINNNTTYVPMRFLFENLGYDVKWVADKYLIQATKKADPPSANNVNIVSFTSNYTNGTYTITVKGDGPLTYTRGSVNDDSNIRVYFDFNNAINTVTNKQITIDKNGLNQAYIGQNKLQPAVTRLVVNMDYSMPYTITQSQDKKEFDISFKIGQNKVTNILAAKVNNGDQITIGTDADHFSPSRYGDNKIIIDVTGASLTMPDGKLTGTISYSGNVVTGIRYSQLDPNTVRIVADTSLKADFNVQPTPQGVLLTITKPDPNKKQLVYIDPGHGGSDPGAIGVGGIHEADINLAIGLKLKALLDNGGYRTMISRTTDTDVGLYDRPSQANNAGADVFVSIHSDSFESPSANGTTVLYYPNGYNGDTRDEKTFAQIIHDDLMKQINTTDRGLSERPNLVVLNQTKMPAVLVETGFVTSPTDAQLLTDENFQWKVAQGIYNGIVDYFDKLSNGSISTTVSNSVYGSN from the coding sequence TTGAAAAAAGTCATCGCTTTTTTTGCGCTTTTACTGCTTTTGTCCACGTTTTACATAACTGCCTATGCATATAAAGCTACGATTGTACTTGATAACAAGCCTATAAGCTACAATGTGCCTGATGTGTCGATTACTGTCGATGGAGCTAAATTTGACACCGGGAATAATCCGCCGCTTATCATTGACAATAGCACGATAGTGCCACTTAGAGCGATAAGTGAGGGATTAGGCCAAAAAGTCGATTGGGATGGTAAGACTCAGACAGTTACTGTGACTTCAAAGGATAAAGTAATTAAATTGGTTATAGGGAAGAATTACGCTACAGTAAATGGCAATAATGTATCGTTGGATGTTCCAGCAAGGCTTATAAACAACAATACGACTTATGTGCCGATGAGGTTTTTGTTTGAAAACTTAGGTTATGATGTGAAATGGGTTGCAGACAAATATCTAATTCAAGCTACTAAAAAAGCAGATCCTCCCTCTGCAAACAACGTCAATATTGTAAGTTTTACATCAAATTACACAAATGGTACGTACACCATAACTGTTAAAGGCGATGGACCTCTAACGTATACGCGTGGTTCTGTAAATGATGACAGCAACATCAGAGTTTATTTTGACTTCAACAATGCGATAAATACTGTTACTAATAAGCAGATAACGATAGACAAAAATGGCTTAAATCAAGCTTATATAGGACAGAACAAGTTACAGCCAGCAGTAACAAGGCTTGTTGTAAATATGGACTATTCAATGCCGTATACTATAACACAGTCACAAGATAAAAAAGAATTCGACATATCGTTTAAAATAGGACAAAATAAAGTGACGAATATTTTAGCTGCTAAGGTAAATAATGGAGATCAGATAACGATAGGTACAGATGCTGATCACTTCAGTCCATCCAGATATGGTGATAACAAGATCATTATAGATGTGACAGGTGCAAGCTTGACGATGCCAGATGGTAAATTAACAGGCACCATATCTTACAGTGGAAATGTCGTTACAGGTATTAGATATTCTCAGCTTGATCCAAATACAGTGAGGATTGTTGCAGATACCAGTCTTAAAGCAGATTTTAATGTTCAACCAACTCCTCAGGGTGTATTGCTTACAATAACAAAACCAGACCCTAATAAAAAGCAGTTAGTTTACATAGATCCAGGACATGGAGGTTCTGATCCAGGTGCTATAGGGGTCGGAGGGATACACGAAGCAGATATCAACCTTGCCATTGGATTAAAATTAAAGGCGCTGTTGGACAATGGAGGATATAGGACTATGATATCCAGGACGACTGATACTGACGTAGGTCTTTATGACAGGCCTTCACAAGCGAATAATGCTGGAGCAGATGTCTTTGTAAGCATCCATTCTGATTCTTTTGAATCGCCTTCAGCAAATGGCACTACTGTTTTGTATTACCCAAATGGCTATAATGGCGATACAAGAGACGAAAAGACATTTGCACAGATAATTCATGATGATCTCATGAAACAGATAAATACCACTGACAGAGGACTTTCGGAAAGGCCAAATTTAGTAGTTCTTAATCAGACGAAGATGCCTGCTGTTTTAGTGGAGACGGGATTTGTCACAAGTCCTACGGATGCTCAGCTTTTGACTGACGAAAATTTCCAGTGGAAAGTCGCACAAGGAATATACAATGGAATTGTCGATTATTTTGACAAATTATCTAATGGCAGCATAAGTACGACAGTTTCAAATTCCGTATATGGCAGCAATTAA
- a CDS encoding TSUP family transporter: protein MTLEYILSLCVIGFTAAFIDSIAGGGGIISLPGLMVLGVPPAYALGTNKFASTCASFTSSITFMKYKVYDIDLLKYLAFGTLFGAILGVKAVLLLDSSKLRIIIIILMIFVAMYTLLSKNVGNVNKFKGVNRKAVIIGLVISIVLGFYDGFFGPGTGSFYIFLFIILLGYDFKLSAGNGKILNFVSNITSLILFAVNSKIIYSAAIPMAIAMIVGARFGTKVAIKNGAKLIRPILVCVAIAYAIKMVFDIAK, encoded by the coding sequence TTGACGTTAGAATACATTTTATCATTATGCGTTATAGGTTTTACTGCCGCGTTTATTGATTCTATAGCAGGCGGTGGCGGCATAATAAGCCTTCCCGGGCTTATGGTTTTAGGAGTGCCTCCAGCATATGCTCTTGGCACAAACAAATTTGCATCTACGTGTGCATCTTTTACCAGTTCTATAACTTTCATGAAATATAAAGTGTATGATATAGATTTGTTGAAATACCTTGCTTTTGGGACACTATTTGGAGCAATTTTAGGAGTTAAAGCAGTTTTGCTGTTAGACAGTTCAAAATTAAGAATCATCATAATAATATTGATGATATTTGTGGCAATGTATACACTGTTATCGAAAAATGTTGGAAATGTAAATAAATTCAAAGGAGTAAATAGAAAGGCGGTAATAATAGGCCTTGTTATATCCATCGTATTAGGGTTTTATGATGGTTTTTTTGGACCAGGCACAGGTTCATTTTATATATTTTTGTTTATAATATTATTAGGATATGACTTTAAGCTAAGCGCGGGAAATGGCAAAATACTCAATTTTGTCAGCAATATCACTTCTTTGATACTGTTTGCTGTAAACAGTAAGATAATTTACTCAGCGGCGATCCCTATGGCGATTGCTATGATAGTCGGTGCCAGGTTTGGCACAAAAGTTGCGATAAAAAATGGTGCTAAGCTAATACGACCAATACTTGTATGTGTTGCTATAGCTTATGCGATTAAAATGGTGTTTGACATAGCAAAATGA
- a CDS encoding ABC transporter ATP-binding protein, producing the protein MQSMGYRGKRFYRETDEKPHITKSFILRILKYFMPYWKLMIVLFMTVISTSILGVVPSILTKNVIDIALPQKNLKLLVTYIFLSFATTLLLNIIAVRQSYLNSIVSKSIIRDLRSIMYNHLEHMSISFFSNAKTGEITSRINNDIGGIESVFSNTFIQLLSGIFVFLTTAATLFYTNWMLAIVSLLTLPLFVIPTRKVGKKRWEIALKTQSKLAELTNIITETLNISGMFLIKLFTKEKEKYREFEKVNNEVTQLQIRATIIGRWFFMTIQTFIAIGPMLIYLVGGIILIRYNTITIGGIVMFVSLVSRLYGPVSTFSNIHVDIIRSLALFERIFQYLDLKSEIYEKENSIVVNSVKGNIKFKHVYFSYDGFHDTLKDINFEIKPGQMAALVGPSGAGKTTITYLLPRLYDVKMGGIFLDGIDVRDISLSSLRSHIGMVTQDTYLFNTTIKENLLFARQNATDEEIISACKAAYIHDFIESLPNGYDTIVGDRGIKLSGGEKQRISIARTLLKDPKIIIFDEATSALDSNSEFYIQKALEPLLKSRTSLVIAHRLSTIIAADVIFVVVNGEIVEKGSHEELLKKGGIYKDLYNTQFKIKNA; encoded by the coding sequence ATGCAGTCAATGGGATATCGTGGTAAAAGATTTTACAGAGAAACTGATGAAAAACCTCACATCACAAAATCATTCATTTTGCGCATACTAAAGTATTTTATGCCGTATTGGAAACTAATGATAGTATTGTTTATGACTGTTATTTCCACATCCATATTAGGCGTAGTTCCATCTATACTAACCAAAAACGTAATAGATATTGCGCTGCCACAGAAAAATTTGAAGCTTTTAGTTACATATATTTTTTTGTCATTTGCAACAACATTACTGCTTAATATTATTGCTGTTAGACAATCATATTTAAACAGCATTGTCTCAAAAAGCATAATCAGAGACCTAAGATCCATCATGTACAATCATTTAGAGCACATGTCTATAAGCTTTTTTTCTAATGCAAAAACAGGTGAAATAACCTCCAGAATCAATAATGATATTGGAGGAATAGAAAGTGTATTTTCAAACACGTTTATTCAACTTTTATCTGGTATATTTGTCTTTCTAACAACTGCAGCAACTTTGTTCTACACAAATTGGATGCTTGCCATCGTCAGCCTTCTGACATTGCCTTTGTTTGTAATACCTACAAGAAAGGTTGGCAAAAAGCGCTGGGAAATAGCACTTAAAACCCAATCGAAACTTGCAGAATTGACAAACATAATAACTGAAACTTTAAATATAAGCGGTATGTTTCTTATTAAGCTCTTTACAAAAGAAAAAGAAAAATATAGAGAATTTGAAAAAGTAAATAATGAAGTGACACAACTTCAAATAAGGGCGACGATCATTGGCAGATGGTTTTTTATGACAATACAAACTTTTATTGCAATAGGGCCAATGCTTATATATTTGGTTGGAGGGATAATACTTATAAGATATAATACTATTACAATAGGCGGAATAGTCATGTTTGTATCGCTGGTATCAAGACTATACGGTCCAGTAAGTACATTTTCAAATATACACGTAGATATTATTAGATCATTAGCATTGTTCGAACGCATTTTTCAATATTTAGATTTAAAAAGCGAGATTTATGAAAAAGAAAATTCAATCGTTGTTAACAGTGTAAAAGGTAACATCAAATTCAAACATGTCTATTTTTCTTATGATGGTTTCCACGATACTCTTAAAGATATCAACTTCGAAATAAAGCCTGGTCAAATGGCAGCTTTAGTTGGGCCAAGCGGAGCTGGAAAAACTACCATTACTTATCTTCTTCCCAGACTTTATGATGTGAAAATGGGAGGAATCTTTTTGGATGGAATAGATGTAAGAGATATCTCACTTAGTTCTCTAAGAAGCCATATAGGAATGGTTACACAAGATACATACCTTTTTAATACAACTATAAAAGAAAATCTGCTTTTTGCACGCCAAAATGCCACAGATGAGGAAATAATAAGTGCGTGCAAAGCAGCGTATATTCACGATTTTATCGAATCTCTTCCTAACGGCTACGATACAATAGTAGGCGATAGAGGTATAAAATTATCTGGCGGTGAAAAACAACGCATATCCATTGCCAGGACATTACTAAAAGATCCCAAGATTATAATATTTGATGAAGCTACATCAGCACTCGACTCCAATTCTGAGTTTTATATACAAAAGGCATTAGAACCTCTTTTAAAATCCAGAACCAGCTTAGTCATCGCCCATCGTCTATCCACCATAATTGCTGCAGACGTAATATTTGTTGTAGTAAATGGTGAAATAGTTGAAAAAGGAAGCCACGAAGAACTTTTAAAAAAAGGAGGCATCTACAAAGATTTGTATAACACCCAGTTCAAAATAAAAAATGCCTAA
- a CDS encoding ABC transporter ATP-binding protein: MGDREVLLDVQNLEYSFDTYAGEVKAVRDVSFQVMKGESLAIVGESGCGKSVTMQAVMRLNPEPPGRFKGGRIIFDGKEISKFNERQMQAIRGSEIGMIFQDPMTSLNPTMTIGKQIAEVILKHQKVTRAEAMKKAKEMLDVVGIPNAERRINQYPHEFSGGMRQRAMIAIALACRPKLLIADEPTTALDVTIQAQILDLMKDLQREFNTSIIMITHDLGVVADIAERIIVMYAGKIIETGTSDEIFKHPQHPYTWGLLKSVPRLDAQNKEKLVPIVGTPPDLFAPPVGCPFAARCNYAMKVCYEAQPEYTNETDTHKVACWLKHPYAPKVKNPFEKEAYAGER, encoded by the coding sequence TTGGGAGATAGAGAAGTATTGTTGGATGTACAAAATTTGGAATATTCATTTGACACGTATGCAGGCGAAGTAAAGGCAGTAAGGGATGTCAGCTTTCAAGTTATGAAAGGTGAATCGTTAGCCATAGTCGGAGAATCAGGATGTGGAAAATCAGTTACAATGCAGGCTGTCATGAGGTTAAATCCTGAGCCGCCAGGCAGATTTAAAGGTGGAAGAATCATATTTGATGGAAAAGAAATATCAAAATTCAATGAAAGGCAGATGCAGGCAATAAGGGGATCAGAAATAGGCATGATATTCCAGGATCCTATGACATCTTTAAACCCGACAATGACAATTGGAAAGCAGATTGCCGAAGTAATTTTAAAGCATCAGAAAGTTACACGAGCTGAAGCGATGAAAAAAGCCAAAGAGATGTTGGATGTAGTAGGCATACCAAATGCTGAAAGGCGTATAAATCAGTATCCTCATGAATTTTCAGGTGGTATGAGGCAAAGGGCAATGATCGCCATTGCATTGGCGTGTAGGCCAAAGCTTCTTATTGCTGATGAGCCTACTACTGCACTTGATGTTACGATACAAGCGCAAATTCTTGATTTGATGAAAGATCTTCAAAGAGAATTCAATACGTCTATAATCATGATTACGCACGATTTAGGTGTTGTTGCAGATATAGCAGAGAGAATAATAGTAATGTATGCTGGTAAAATTATAGAGACAGGCACATCTGATGAGATATTTAAACATCCACAGCATCCATATACATGGGGACTTTTAAAATCTGTTCCCAGACTTGATGCTCAGAATAAAGAGAAACTTGTGCCAATTGTAGGAACGCCTCCAGATTTGTTTGCACCTCCTGTAGGATGTCCATTTGCTGCAAGGTGCAATTATGCCATGAAGGTTTGCTATGAGGCGCAACCAGAGTATACAAATGAAACTGATACACATAAGGTTGCCTGCTGGTTGAAGCATCCATACGCGCCGAAGGTTAAGAATCCTTTTGAAAAGGAGGCGTACGCCGGTGAAAGATAA
- the rph gene encoding ribonuclease PH: MKRIDGRDSRSLRPIKITRNFNRYAEGSVLIEVGNTKVICTASIEDKVPPFQKGTGKGWITSEYSMIPRATETRTQRESTKGKQSGRTMEIQRLIGRALRAVVDLDALGEKTIWIDCDVIQADGGTRTASITGSFVALVDAMNKLKEKGAISKLPIKSFVAAVSVGIVGNEKLLDLCYLEDSNAHVDMNIVMTDKGEFIEIQGTGEGGPFSKSDFSELLELAEEGLNKIIQIQKESLGDISLEIGVESDENSCSEPQQV, translated from the coding sequence ATGAAAAGAATAGATGGAAGAGATTCGAGATCGCTAAGACCCATAAAGATAACCAGGAATTTCAACAGATATGCTGAAGGGTCTGTTTTGATAGAAGTCGGCAATACAAAGGTCATTTGCACTGCATCAATTGAAGATAAAGTGCCACCATTTCAAAAGGGGACTGGCAAAGGATGGATTACAAGTGAGTACTCAATGATTCCGAGAGCTACTGAAACCAGAACTCAGAGGGAGTCTACAAAAGGCAAGCAGTCAGGGCGGACGATGGAAATCCAAAGACTTATAGGCAGAGCATTAAGGGCTGTTGTGGACTTAGATGCATTAGGAGAAAAAACGATATGGATCGATTGCGATGTAATACAGGCAGACGGAGGAACCAGGACTGCTTCTATCACAGGTTCGTTTGTAGCACTTGTAGATGCCATGAATAAGCTTAAGGAAAAGGGGGCCATAAGTAAACTTCCTATAAAAAGCTTTGTTGCCGCTGTAAGCGTTGGAATTGTAGGCAATGAAAAACTTTTAGATCTATGCTACTTAGAAGATAGCAATGCACACGTTGATATGAACATCGTCATGACGGATAAAGGCGAATTCATCGAGATACAAGGAACTGGTGAAGGTGGGCCATTTAGCAAAAGTGATTTTTCAGAGCTTTTAGAATTGGCAGAGGAAGGATTGAATAAAATCATACAGATTCAAAAAGAATCATTAGGAGATATATCATTAGAAATCGGGGTTGAAAGCGATGAAAATAGTTGTAGCGAGCCACAACAAGTATAA
- a CDS encoding ABC transporter permease, which produces MVDISKDKFEIVGPNASESQSIVRPSISYWQDAWRRLRKNKVAMASLVFLILLVIMSIIGPHLRPFDYAHQDLFNTNKPFSKVHWFGTDYLGRDLFVRVWMGARVSLFIGVTIALLDAVIGVTYGGIAGYFGGQVDNIMMRIVDILYGIPYLILVILLMVVMGQGLWTIITAMVMTGWVGMARIVRGQVLQLKEQEFVLAAKTLGASPGRIILRHLIPNALGPIIVSMTFDVPNAIFAEAFLSYIGLGIRPPLASWGTLANDATQVLLMYPMQLFIPGFFISITMLAFNMLGDGLRDALDPRLRR; this is translated from the coding sequence ATGGTGGATATAAGCAAAGATAAATTTGAAATAGTCGGACCAAATGCTTCTGAAAGCCAGTCGATTGTAAGACCAAGTATTAGCTACTGGCAAGATGCATGGAGAAGGCTTAGAAAGAACAAAGTTGCAATGGCATCTTTGGTTTTCTTGATACTTCTCGTTATAATGTCGATAATAGGTCCCCACTTAAGGCCTTTTGACTACGCACATCAGGACTTGTTTAATACAAATAAACCATTTTCGAAAGTTCACTGGTTTGGAACAGATTACCTTGGAAGGGATCTTTTTGTAAGAGTCTGGATGGGCGCAAGGGTATCTCTGTTTATCGGTGTTACGATTGCCTTGCTTGATGCGGTAATTGGTGTTACGTATGGCGGTATAGCCGGCTATTTTGGCGGGCAAGTCGACAATATTATGATGCGTATTGTAGACATACTTTATGGCATACCTTACTTGATACTCGTAATTCTTTTGATGGTTGTAATGGGTCAAGGCTTGTGGACCATCATCACTGCAATGGTAATGACAGGCTGGGTAGGCATGGCCAGAATAGTTAGAGGTCAAGTGTTGCAGCTTAAAGAGCAGGAGTTTGTCCTGGCTGCCAAGACGCTTGGAGCAAGTCCAGGCAGGATAATATTGAGACATTTGATACCGAATGCATTAGGCCCAATAATAGTATCAATGACGTTTGATGTTCCTAATGCTATATTTGCAGAAGCATTTTTGAGTTACATCGGCCTTGGCATAAGGCCACCTCTGGCAAGCTGGGGTACGCTTGCGAATGATGCTACACAAGTTTTGCTAATGTATCCAATGCAGCTTTTTATACCAGGCTTCTTCATAAGCATAACAATGCTGGCATTTAACATGCTTGGTGATGGCTTGAGAGATGCATTAGATCCAAGGCTTCGCCGTTAA
- a CDS encoding DUF6385 domain-containing protein yields MPNNIVFNPVAEQLKTLIHGMQGTTPTPLLLDSTTGKLLSTVDGSVTVAGTVTAQGTLTVTASNLDIRPLSGATDSVTISSGTVTVAGTVTVTASSLDIRPLTASTDSFTLGSRTFLEDSTSIAGVTGTGVVLMENTGNKSMYSYYITNTGTNTISIKLQISPTTTDTYFVDDINSISLAGGSITVLTAVKFMQYTRLYYDTGGAAATAEFYYNAQV; encoded by the coding sequence ATGCCTAACAATATAGTTTTTAATCCAGTGGCGGAACAGTTAAAAACTTTGATTCATGGAATGCAAGGCACTACACCAACGCCTCTATTGTTAGATTCGACCACTGGAAAACTTTTGTCAACTGTTGATGGCTCTGTGACTGTAGCAGGCACAGTGACGGCACAAGGAACTTTAACGGTTACTGCATCAAATCTTGATATAAGACCGCTAAGTGGTGCAACTGATTCTGTGACTATTAGCAGTGGTACGGTCACAGTTGCTGGAACAGTGACTGTAACTGCGTCATCATTAGATATAAGACCTCTTACTGCCTCAACTGATTCATTTACACTTGGAAGCAGGACATTCTTGGAAGACTCCACAAGCATTGCAGGTGTAACCGGAACAGGTGTTGTTTTGATGGAGAATACAGGCAACAAATCCATGTATTCTTATTATATAACGAATACAGGCACTAATACTATTTCCATTAAACTCCAGATAAGTCCTACTACTACTGACACCTATTTTGTTGATGACATCAATAGTATTAGTCTGGCAGGCGGATCTATTACAGTCTTGACTGCTGTGAAATTTATGCAGTATACAAGATTGTATTACGACACAGGCGGTGCCGCAGCCACTGCAGAATTTTATTACAACGCTCAGGTTTAA
- a CDS encoding metallophosphoesterase, whose amino-acid sequence MRLFVTSDTHGMLQSVRNILKNIKNIDYVIHLGDYYKDAEALNKEFGIPTVYVYGNCDFGDKEKYEKIIELAGKKILLSHGHKYYVKFEKSIIIEKAREYGVDAVFYGHTHVPLIYRAGDMLVLNPGSPSMPREGSSRTVSIVNIEDGIIVPQLINIDDMEEYIGNKKSGTKFEF is encoded by the coding sequence ATGAGACTATTTGTTACAAGTGATACTCACGGAATGTTACAATCAGTGAGAAATATTTTAAAAAATATTAAAAATATTGATTATGTTATACATTTAGGGGACTATTACAAAGACGCAGAGGCGCTGAATAAAGAGTTTGGAATACCAACTGTATATGTATATGGCAATTGCGATTTTGGCGACAAAGAGAAGTATGAAAAGATTATTGAATTAGCAGGTAAAAAGATACTTTTGTCACATGGACATAAGTACTACGTCAAATTTGAAAAAAGTATCATAATAGAAAAAGCCAGGGAATATGGCGTTGATGCTGTGTTTTATGGACATACTCATGTGCCGCTAATATATAGGGCTGGTGATATGCTTGTATTGAACCCTGGCAGCCCCTCAATGCCACGTGAAGGGTCATCACGGACAGTATCCATAGTAAATATAGAGGATGGCATCATTGTGCCGCAACTAATAAACATAGACGACATGGAGGAATACATTGGAAATAAAAAAAGTGGAACAAAATTTGAATTTTAG
- a CDS encoding XTP/dITP diphosphatase — MKIVVASHNKYKVDEIREFFKGDYEVLSADDIGSYDEVEETGKTIEENALLKARSIANLTDELVIADDTGLFVDYLDGEPGVYTARFAGVNATYEDNNNKLLNLLKGVPMEKRKATFKTVIALIYKGREAIIEGKVDGRIIDVPRGQHGFGYDPVFYVDEVGKTLAELTLEEKNKVSHRANALKKLKEYIKNNLEDRR, encoded by the coding sequence ATGAAAATAGTTGTAGCGAGCCACAACAAGTATAAAGTGGATGAGATAAGGGAATTTTTTAAAGGAGATTATGAGGTGTTGTCGGCAGATGACATTGGATCATATGATGAAGTAGAAGAAACAGGTAAGACTATTGAGGAAAATGCTTTATTAAAGGCCAGGTCTATAGCAAATTTAACCGATGAACTGGTGATTGCTGATGATACAGGTTTGTTTGTGGACTATTTAGATGGTGAACCAGGTGTTTATACTGCAAGATTTGCCGGTGTAAACGCCACATACGAAGACAACAACAACAAACTTTTAAACTTATTAAAAGGTGTTCCGATGGAAAAGAGGAAAGCTACTTTTAAAACTGTTATAGCGTTGATTTACAAAGGAAGAGAAGCTATAATAGAAGGAAAAGTAGATGGTAGGATAATTGATGTTCCAAGAGGACAACACGGTTTTGGGTATGATCCGGTATTTTATGTTGATGAGGTAGGCAAGACATTAGCAGAACTTACCTTAGAAGAAAAAAACAAAGTAAGTCATAGGGCAAATGCTTTGAAAAAATTGAAAGAATATATAAAAAATAATTTGGAGGATCGCAGATGA